The sequence ACGAAGCACCGGACAGTGCCGACAAGTACGACGATGGCGTTGCCGTAACCGTTACGGCCGCACCGGGCGAGACCTGTGCACGGTGCCGGATGGTCAAGGAAGACGTCGGCAGCGACTCGGCATACTCAACCCTGTGTGCGCGTTGTGCCCAGATCGTGCGGACTAACTTCCCGGAGACGGTTGCCGAAGGTCTTGAAAAATAGTTAAGAAGACGCCGGGGATGAGTCATTTCATGACAATTGATCCCTAGCGGTGTAAAATGTGGCTGGAAGAAAACTTTTGTTTTCTCCCAGCCACTTTCGCATTCTTAAATATTAATTAAAAAGATAACGTGGAAAATAACCGTGGGGCTAGTGTCTAGCTACGGACGAAAGCCGACGCCTCCAGCGCCGACTCCCGCCCTAGGCTAGCCATACGCCCCACTTTGCTGGTTATTTCCCACTCACAAATAAGTAGGTGAACACATGCTAACAGGCAAAGTAAAAAGTTTTGATGAACAGAAGGGCTGGGGCTTTATCCAGGTGCCCAACGAGGGTGAGATCTTCGTCCACTACCACGGAATCGAAGGAACCCACCGGCGGGTGCTGACGGCCGGTCAGGACGTTTCCCTGGTGATTGTGCAGGGTAAGCGGGGACCCCAGGCCGCCCATGTCCGGGTCCTAGATTAAGGAGGCGCGCTGATGGAATTTGAAGAAAAACCGCTGGAAAGCAAGACCGTCTTTCACGGTCATTTGATCGATGTTGAGGTCCAACAGGTCAAGACGCCGACTGGGATCGTCGCCCAGCGTGAAATCGTCCACCATGCCCCGGCCATCGCCATCTTGGCCTTGACCGCTGACAACAAAATGATCCTGGAAAAGCAGTGGCGGGCCCCGATCGCCAAGACCACCCTGGAGATTCCGGCCGGCAAGCTCGACAGCCGGGACCAGGACGACGCCGTTCACGCCGCCAAGCGGGAACTCAACGAGGAAACCCGCTACCAGGCACGGGAATTAAAGAAGCTCTCGTCCTTCTACACCTCGGTGGGCTGTATGGACGAGTACATGACCCTCTACCTGGCGACCGGGCTGACTCCGGTGGAGAACGCTCTGCCCCAGGACGCCGACGAACAGCTGGCCCTGATGACGGTCAGCCTCGACCAGGCCCTGGCGATGATCGAGCGCGGTGAGATCGAGGACGCCAAGACCGTCATGGCGATCTACTACTGGCGGGGGATGCAGAACAATGGCTGAGCAATCGACCACGCCTCGTCATGACGACGGGGGGCAGCCAAGCGAATTCGTCTCGCGCCAGCAGTATCGTCAGCAGCAGGCTGCCGCGGCCAAAGCGGCCAAGCAGCAGGAGGCCCAGCGCCGGCGGGCGGCCGCTGAAAATGAACCGGAAGCGGACCCGGCGGATGAGGCCACGATGCGCCGCCACGACTGGGCCGCGGATGTGAAGGAACAGGATCAAGAAGAAAAAACGCAACGCCTGAAGAAGCGGTTGAATATCGCGATCGTGGCCCTAATTGCGGCCATCATCGTCGTGTATTTGATCCTCTTTTACGTTGGATAGGAGAAATTACAATTATGAAATTTGGGATTATTTGTGCAATGCCGGAAGAAATCAAGGAGCTGACCGCCAGTCTGTCCGACAAGCAGGTCGAAACGGTCGGTGGCAAGGACTACCTGTCCGGTAAGATTTCTGACCAGGACGTCGTCTTAGTGGAGTCCGGAATCGGTAAGGTTGAGGCCGGAATTACGGCGGAACACCTGATTACCGACTTCCAGGTGGACGTGGTGATCAACTCCGGTTCCGCCGGGGGAATCGGCCAGGGCCTGCACGTCGGGGATGTCGTCATCTCCAGTGAGACGGCCTACCACGACGTCGATGCCCGGGCCTTTGACTACGTTTACGGTCAATTGCCGGGCAAGCAGCCGCGCTTTAAGGCCTCCGAGAAGTGGGGGAAGGCCTTGGAAGCTGCCGGTGAGAAGACCGGCTTGAACATCAAGCGCGGCCTGATCGTCTCCGGGGACCAGTTCATTGCCAGTCAAGAGGCGATCGACCGGATTCTCCACTACTTCCCGGACGCCCTCTCCAGTGAAATGGAAGGGGCCGCGGTGGGTCAAGTGGCAACCGACCACGACGTCCCGTACGTGGTGGTTCGGGCCATGTCCGACACCGGAAACGAAGACGCCGGGGTCAGCTTTGACGAGTTCATTATCGACGCCGGGAAGCGTTCCGCCAAGATGCTGCTGCAGCTCTTTGCGGACCTGAATAACTAATTGGAAGGAAGAATATTCGTGAGTGAGATTTATTTAGACAACGCGGCCACCACGCCGATGGCCCCCGAGGTACTAGAGACGATGACCCGGGAGATGAAGGATTCCTGGGGTAATGCCTCGACGGGTTATTCCTATGGACGGCATTCCAAGCTGGTGATGGAAAACAGCCGGCACGTGATCGCCCAGAGCATCAACGCCGATGACAACGAGATCATCTTTACCAGCGGGGGCACGGAGAGCGACAACACCGCCATCATCCAGACGGCCCTGACCCGGCAAAATCTCGGCAAGCACATCATCACCACGGCCATCGAGCACGAGGCGGTCTTAAAGCCGCTTCACTTCCTGGAGGAGCGGGGCTTTGAGGTTACCTACCTGCCGGTCAACGAGTACGGTGAAATCTCCCTCGATGACTTTAAGAAAGCTTTGCGTGACGACACGATCCTGGTCACGATCATGATGGGCAACAACGAGGTCGGCAGCCGGATGCCGATCCACGAGATTGGTGAAATCTTAAAGGACCACCAGGCCTGGTTCCACACCGATGCCGTCCAAACCTATGGCCTGCTGCCGATCGACGTCAAGCGCGACCACATCGACATGCTGTCGACCTCGGCCCACAAGCTCAACGGACCGAAGATGATGGGCTTCTTGTACCGGCGTGATGGGATCAGCTTCCCGAGCTTCATCAAGGGCGGCGACCAGGAGACCAAGCGCCGGGCCGGGACCGAAAACGTGCCGGCAATCGCGGCCTTTGCCAAGGCAGTCGAATTGGACAGCCCGGAGGAAAAGCAGCGCCGGCAGGAACGCTACTACCACTTCAAGCAGAAGATCGTGACCGCCCTGCGCGATCACGGGGTCGACTTTGAGGTCAACGGCCGGATTGATCCAAACGGGCTCAACCACGTCCTCAGCCTCTGGTTCAAGGGAATTTCGACCTACGTCATGCAGACCGACCTCGACCTGGCCGGGATTGCCGTCTCCGGTGGGTCGGCATGTACCGCCGGCAGCATCGAGCCGTCCCACGTTCTGACTGCCATGTACGGCGCTGACAGCCCCCGGATCAGCGAGTCGATCCGGATCAGCTTCGGGGCGATGAACACCGAAGAGGACATCGACAAGCTGATCGCTGCCATGATCAAGATCGTCGACAAGCTGAAGACAATTGATCAGCAAAAGGAGGACTAAGGATGGAATTTGCAAAGAGCGTCCGGATTCCTGGCGACACGGTGACCTATTCGATCAGCCCGGACATCAAGAAGTACGCCCTCTTGGATCTGGGCTTTGAGGAGACCAAGCGGGGCAACTTTGAATACAAGGGCAGCCTGGATACCGACAACCCCTTTAAGCCGGTGGCCCGGCTGCGGATCCTGATTAATGCCGACCTGACCGGTTTTAAGATGGAGACGATTTCGGGCAACGGGATGCGCAAGGTCAACATCTTCAAGCACGCCCGCGCCAAGGAATTCGTTGAGCAGTACCACTACATCCTGGCCGACATGCTCAAGCGCCAGGTTTTGACGGCGCCAAATTAATTCTGTGCAGGCGGCCTGATCCTTTGGTACAATGGTTGATACTGGATGCATGCGACCTTCAATCGTAGATTATTCCAGAATCTATTGGAAATGATGGTGATGTATAAAATGACTGATCACAGTCACACACGTGTTGTTGTCGGGATGAGCGGCGGGGTTGACTCCTCCGTGACCGCCCTGCTTTTGAAGCGCCAGGGCTATGACGTTGTCGGCGTCTTCATGAAGAACTGGGACGATACCGACGAAAACGGCGTCTGTACCGCGACGGAGGACTACAAGGACGTCGCGAAGGTAGCCGCCAAGATCGGGATTCCTTACTACTCGGTCAACTTTGAAAAGGAGTACTGGGACCGGGTTTTCAAGTACTTCATTGCCGAGTACAAGAAGGGGCGGACGCCAAACCCGGACGTCATCTGCAACAAGGAAATTAAGTTCAAGGCCTTCATCGACTACGCCAACCAATTGGGGGCCGATTACGTGGCCACGGGTCACTATGCCGACCTGAAGCGCGACGCGGACGGCCGGATGCACCTGATGCGGGCCCGTGACCAGCACAAGGACCAGACCTACTTCCTGAGCCAGCTCGACTACCAGCAGCTGGACCGGGTGATGTTCCCACTGGCCAACTACACCAAGCCGGAGATTCGCCAGCTTGCCAAGGAGGCGGGACTCGCCACCGCTGACAAGAAGGACTCAGTCGGCATCTGCTTCATCGGTGAGGACGGTCACTTCCGCGAGTTCCTCAGCCAGTACATCCCCGCTCAGCCGGGCAAGATGGAGACGGTTGACGGCAAGGTTGTCGGCCAGCACATGGGGCTGATGTACTACACGATCGGTCAGCGCCGGGGCCTCGGCCTGGGCGGCAACAAGGAGAGCAATGAGCCCTGGTTCGTCATCGGCAAGGACATCAAGAAGAACGTCCTCTACGTTGGCCAGGGCTACCACAATGAGCACCTGTATGCGACCCACCTGGAGGCCAGTGACATTCACTGGGTCGACGACGTGGTGAGCCGCTACGGTCATGACTTCCACTGTACGGCCAAGTTCCGTTACCGCCAGAAGGACGTCGGCGTGACCGTCCACCTGGCAGAGGACGGCCAGCAGGTCACGGTCGAATTCGACGATCCGGCCCGCGCGATCACGCCGGGCCAGGCGGTCGTCTTCTACGACGGTGAGGAGTGCCTGGGGAGCGCGATCATCGACCGGGCTTACAACCAGGACCGCCAGCTGCAGTATGTTTAATTAAAATTAAAGGTTGAGGGAGTTCCTCAGCCTTTTTTGTATATCGGATGAACATTCACCGTTTAATTTGGTAGAATATTAGTAAATTAGAAAAAAGGTCTGCGATAGAAATTGACAAAAGTATATTTGATTCGTCATGGAAAAACCGAATGGAACCTTCAGTCCCGCTACCAGGGTGCTCACGGGGACTCACCGCTGCTGGAATCCAGCTACCACGAGATTGAACAACTTGCCGAATCCCTGCGGCCGGTGCCGATTGCCCACGTCTACGCCAGCCCGTTGAAGCGGGCACGGGTGACGGCCCAGCGCCTGATCGACAACATCAACAGGCCGATCCCGCTGACGCTCGATAGCCGCCTGGCGGAGTTTAACCTCGGCAAGATGGAGGGGATGCACTTCGACGAGGTGGCGGCAAAGTGGCCGGCAGCGCTGGACAATTTCCGTCACCATCCCGACAAGTACGACGCCCAGCTGATCGAGAGCGAGAGCTTCCAGGAGGTCATCGCCCGGGTGGGCACGGCGATCAAGGAATTTTGCCGGAACCACTCGAACGACAACATCGTGGTGGTATCCCACGGGGCGGCCCTGAATGCGACCATCAATGCGCTGATTGGGACTCCACTGGCGCATTTGAAGGACCGCGGGGGATTATCCAACACTTCCACCACGATTCTTCAAACCAGTGATGCCGAGCATTTTGAACTCGAAAAGTGGAACGACACGTCCTACCTTCACAAGACGAAGGTTGATCCAACCGACACGATTTAAGAGGTGAATGAGATGACAGAAAAGAAGGATTTTCGCGACAGCGAGAAGAAACAAACTGAAAAGCTGGTTCACAAGCTGATCCAGGCGATCGACGAGCACCCGGACAAGGTCAACAATTACTACGACCTGGGTTCACTGCTGACCCGGCTGAATGACTATCAGCAGGCCGAGGAGCTCTTCATGAAGGCCCTCGGGATCTTCGAGGCCAAGAACGACCAGGAGGCCCAGGATCTGCTGAACTACGGCCTCGGCAACCTCTACTACGAGGTGGGCAAGGTCGATCGGGCCATCGAGCTCTACAACAAGATCAAGGATGACAAGCGCAAGGCCGATTCCTACCTGATGCTGGCCCAGAGCTACATGAAGAAGGGGCAGCACAAGCAGGCGGTCGCTTACGGCCTGACCGCCCACGAGTTGCGCCAGGAGGACCCGGCCATCAACCAGGTCATCGGTGACTCGCTCCTCGCCCTGGGTGAATTTAAGCAGGCCAAGCAATACTACGACGCGATCTTGAAGCGCCACCCCGGCCGGGCCGACACCCAGTTCAACCGGGGACTGGTCGCCATGGTCTTAGGCGAGCCCTACCAGGACTACCTGACCCAGGCCAAGCAGCTGGACCCAGTTTACTATCAAAAGAGCGAACAGCGGTTGAACGACATTGAAAAGACCCTGCGGACGACCCAGGGTGATTAACATTAACCAGACACGAAAGGATGACTTCAATGGCTGATGAAATCGACTTATTTAAGACGCCCACGGAGCCGTCTTTTTTTATTGGCCAGGTGCAGTCGGAGATCTTCACCAGCCCCGATTCCTTCTACAAGGTGCTGATCGTCTCGGTGGAGGACGCCAACTTTGATTGGAACGAGACCGAGATCACGGTTACCGGGAGCTTCGGGGAGCTCAGCGACGACCAGACCTACCGCTTTGAGGGTCAGCTGGTCGACCATCCCCGCTACGGTCGCCAGTTTCAGGCCCAGTCCTACCACGTCAACCGGCCGACCAGCCGGGAGGGGCTGATCGAATTCCTCGCTAGCAAGCAGTTCAGCGGAATTGGCAAGAAGACGGCCGAAAAGATCGTCGATACCCTGGGGACCAACGCCATCGAAAAGATCACCAACGATCCCCACGTCCTGGACGCCCTGAACCTGCGCCACGGCATCAAGCAGACCCTGGTGGAGAACCTCAACGCCAGCCAGGGGATGGACCAGATCATCATTGGCTTAAACGACCTGGGCTTTGGCAGTAACCTCAGCAGCGCCATCTTTGACAAGTACGGCGACGAGACCCTCCACATCATCCACGAGAACCCATACCGCTTGGCGACGGATATTGACGGGATCAGCTTTAAGCGGGCCGATCAGGTGGCAGCCCACCTGAAACTGCCGGCCGACGATCCGCGGCGGATTGGTGCGGCCATTTTTCAGAGTCTCGACGACCTGACGATGGAAACCGGCGACACCTACACGACCACCCAGCCGCTCCTCCAACAGGCCGTTTCCCTGCTGAACGCGGACGAGCGGGGGATGGTGAGCGTCGATGCGGTGGCCGATCAGATCGTGGCCCTTGAGAAGCATAATGCCATCAGCTACGAGGAGCAGCGGATCTACCCGGCGGCACTTTTTAAGGCGGAATGGCAGATTGCCGAAAACCTCCACCGGATTTTTACCGCCCCTGGCGAACGGGTTGACCCGGATACCGTCGACCAGGTGGTGGCCAAGACGAGCACCCAGGCCGGCATCAAGTACGATCCGGTCCAGACTAAGGCGATCAAGCAAGCCCTCACGCACAAGGTCCTCCTGCTGACGGGGGGACCCGGAACGGGCAAGACGACCATCATTAAGGGAATTGTGGCGGCCTACGCCGAACTGCACCAGATTTCTTTAGACCTCGGCGAATACAAGGACAACGCCTTCCCAGTCCTGCTGGCGGCACCGACGGGACGGGCGGCTAAGCGGATGAGTGAGGCGACCGACTTGCCGGCCAGCACCATTCACCGGATGCTGGGCCTCAATGGCCGGGAGGTGCCGACGGACATGAACGCCCGTGACATCAAGGGGTCGCTCTTGATCATTGACGAGATGTCGATGGTCGACACCTTCCTCTTTAAGACCCTGGTTCAGGCGATTCCGACCTCGATGCACGTCGTCTTAGTTGGTGATAAGGACCAGCTGCCCTCAGTCAGCCCCGGCCAGGTTTTCCACGACCTCTTGGCCTTTGGTGACCTGCCCCAGGTGGAACTGACCAATATTCACCGCCAGTCGGCCGACTCAACGATTATCCCGCTGGCCCACGCCATCAAGGAGGGCCACGTGCCCGCCAACCTCACCAACCGGATGGCTGACCGGTCCTTCATCAAGTGCCACGCTCCCCAGGTGCCAAGCATCGTCCACCAGATCATTGATCTCGCGGCCAAACGGGGATATTCGGCCGACGATGTCCAAATCCTGGCACCGATGTACCGGGGCCAGGCCGGGGTCGACAACCTCAACCAGCTGGCCCAGGCGGCCTACAATCCGCCGACCAAGGACAAGCAGGAGATCGAGTTCCGCGGCCAGACCTTCCGGGTGGGGGACAAGGTCCTGCAGCTGGTCAACAGCCCGGAGAACAACGTCTTTAACGGTGACATCGGGCGGATCACTGCAATTGAGGCCCGGGGAAAGAAGGGGACCAAGAGGACGGCCACGATCACGATCGACTTCGACGGCAACGAGGTCACTTACGGTCGTCAGGAATGGAACCAGATCCGCCTGGCCTACTGCATCTCGATTCACAAGTCCCAGGGAAGCCAGTTTAAGATGGTGCTTCTGCCCCTGGTGGCCCAGTTTAACCGGATGCTGCAGCGCAACCTGGTCTACACGGCGATCACCCGGGCGGCTGAGAAGCTGGTGCTGATTGGTGAACCGGCGGCCCTGGTGACGGCCACCCGCAACACGGGGGTCAACCGGCAGACAACTCTCCGGCAGCGATTGCAGACCGTTTGGCAGCGCCATGACGACCTGAAGTCACCGCTGGATTCACCGGCCAACGAGGGAGCGGGTGTTGCCAAGTCATCGCCTTCAGCAACCCAGCCTCAGCAAACAACGGTCCCTGACCCGGCGCCAATTGATCCGGCCGCGCCGCACGTTCTGACGGCCCAGCTGATCGACCAGGAGGCGGTCGATCCCCTGATCGGGATGAACGGCATTCGGCCCCAGGACTGTTAGGCGAGATTTTGACTTGATTGCCCGCGGATTTGTTGCGATAATGAAAGTGAATTTTTTGCATAGAACAAAAGGAGCACAAAGATGACCCAGATTAAGAATGCTAAGAACGTCCGCCTGTTTGCCTTAAACTCGAACCGGCCACTAGCCGAGGCCATTGCTGAACGGATTGGTTTACCGCTGAGCAAGGCCTCGATCAGCCACTTCGCCGATGGGGAGATTAAGATTACCATCGACGAGAGCGTGCGGGGCTGCGAGGTTTACGTGGTTCAGTCCGTTTCCGACCCGGTCAACACCAACCTGATGGAATTATTGATCATGGTCGATGCCCTGCGGCGGGCGAGTGCTGCTAAGATCAACGTCGTGATGCCTTACTACGGGTACGCACGGCAGGATCGGAAGGCCCGCAGCCGGGAACCAATCACCGCTAAGCTGATTGCCAACCTGCTGGAGATGGACCAGATCGACCGCCTGGTAACGATTGATCTCCACGCTGCCCAGGTTCAGGGCTTCTTTGACATTCCGGTGGACCACCTCCAGGCCACCAGCCTGCTGGCCAAGTACTGTGAACAGCAGGGCCTGACCGGCGACAACGCCGTGGTGGTTTCGCCCGACCATGCCGGGGTCAGCCTGGCGCGGAAGTTTGCGGAACGAATCAAGGCCCCAATCGCGATTGTCGACAACCGGGCAGATGAGGTTCGGGAGCGGGACAACCAGGAGGTGCCTGAATACGTCATCGGGGACGTCAAGGACCGCAACGCCATCATCGTCGACGACATCGTAGACACCGGCGTGCGGATGAAACTGTCGGCGGCGGCATTGCAGAAGTTCGGCGCCAAGAAGATCTACGGGGTGGCTACCCACGCCGTCCTGTCCGGGGATGCGGTCAACACCCTGGAAGGCTCCGGCCTGGAGGAAATGATCGTGACCGACACGATCAACCTGCCGGAGGAGAAGTGCTTTAAGAAGCTGGTTCGGTTGTCGGTTGCCGACCTGCTGGCCGAGGCGCTCGTCCGGATCCACAACCACCAGTCTATCGACACGCTCTTCAATCACAATTAAAAAATAAAGTGTTGGACCACGTAAAACCGGTTCAACACTTTTTTGCATTTTGAAAAGGGGAAGGAAAATTGCTGCAGCTGCTTTCGTTAATCTTAATTGGCTTTCTCGTCGGAATCTTTGTGATCTCGCTCGGCGGGGGTGGGGGAGCGATCTACCTCGGCGTCTTGACCGGGATCTTTCGCCTCGCTCCTGCCGCGGCGGCAGCGACCTCAATTGTGACGGCGCTACCGGCCCTGGTGATCGGTGCCTGGTCCTACTACCGGAAGGGCCTGATCGATTTTAAACTGGGGAGTCGGATGATGTTGGCAGCCATCCCAAGCATTTTCGTCGGCTTTTTCATCTCGCCCCTCATCCCACAGCAGATCTATAAGGTCGTGATCGGGCTGATCCTGGTCGCTCTGGGCCTGCAGATCATTTATCAGCTCTACCACAACCGTCCCAGCAAGCACCGTCACCTGTCGCCAAGGCTGGCCAGCGTCCTCTATGGGATCCTCGGTGGCCTGATGGTCGGCATCGCGGGCCTGAGCGGCGGGGGACCAATCACGGCCGGGCTGCTGATCCTTGGCGTGCCGATGAAGAACGCCTCGGCGACCTCGTCCTACGTGCTGGTCGGCATGTCGATCGTCGGCGCCCTGCTGCACCTCACCGGGGGCAACGTTGACTGGCAGGCGGCCGGTGGGCTGATTGCGGGTTCCCTGGCCGGGGCCGTGCTCGCCCCAACCGTGATCATCTGGCTGACCAACAAGCCGTCCCGGGCCTTTCTGGTCAAGCTCTTCATGGGGATCTTCGTTGCTACCATGGGGATAGTTTCAATGCGATAAATTAATAAAGCCACCGAAACACGCAAAATGCGGTTTCGATGACTTTTTGAATACCATTGAGATTGATGAAGAACTAATCGACCAGGTCAAAGTGGGGGAGCTGGTTGACGAAATTCTGGTAGGCGGCCTGTTCACCGGTGCTTTCGATCTGGACCTGTGCTGGCTTGACGTTTGCCTGGTGCAAGCTGGCCTCGTCCACCGTGATCCTTTCCGTGAAGGTGGCGTTGCCGATCAGCTCGATCCAGTAGTGCTGATCTTCGTAGTGGATGATGGTGCGGACCTTGCCGCCCGGATTGAAGACGTCGATCGGCTGGTCGAAGCTGGCCTGGTCGGGATGAAGGAGGACGAAGGCCAGGCTGGTGGCCGACATCCCGGTCCCGCAGGCGTTGGTAAAGCCGACGCCCCGTTCATAGGTCCGGACGAATAATTGGTTCTGCCCCAGGATGTGGGCAAAGTTGACGTTGACCCCGTCGGTGAAGTAGGGGTTCGTCCCGTTGAGCCGTTTCCCAATCACGCCGAGAACGTCATCCTGCAGGGCGGGCCGGTCGACAAAGGAGATCAGGTGCGGGTTCGGCACCGCGATGGCGGAGAAGGTCAGCTGGGGCCAGATTTCGGGAACCGGGGTGCCAAGCAGGCGGTCGTGACCAAGCTTTTCATACGGCAGGGCCTCCCGGTTGAAGCGGACCGGCGAGATCTCGACGGCAAAGGCGGGCACGCCGGTGGCCAGGTCGGGCTGGCGGCGCACCTGGAGACTGGCGTCCAGGGTGTCGACGGCAAAGTGCTCCAGGCCGTCCCGTTCCGCCACGTAACGGGCCACGGTCCGCAGTCCGTTCCCGCACATCGTGGCCTCGCTCCCGTCGGCGTTGATGACCCGCATCTGGGCCTGTGAACCGGGGCGGGTCGGCTTATTGACGACCAGCAGCCCATCGGCACCGCCGAGGAGGCCCTCCTGGGGATCGGTGAGCTGCTGTGCCAGGGCGGCGAGCTCGGCGTCGGTCAGGGGCTGTTTTAAGGTGGTTTGGTCGAGGATGAAGAATTGGTTGGCTGAACCATGGACTTTCAATAGGGTTGGCATAGAAAATTCCTCCTTAGTTGGCGAAGAAACGGTGGTAGATGGCGCGGACGGCGTTATCGGCGTCCTTGTCGAAGGTCCCGATCATGATTGAGATCCGGGAGGCCCCCTGGTTGATCATCGGCACGGCGATGTGGTTCTTGGCCAGCGGCTCCAGAATATCATTGATGACCCCGACCCGGTTGCGCATGCCCTCGCCGACGACCATCGTGATCGCGTAGTTGTCGATCCATTCGAGGTGGTCGGGGTTGACGGTTTCCTGGATCTCGTTGCTGACTTCGTCGATCAGCTGATCATTGATTTGGTCACGGTCGAGGATGATCGTGATGTCATCGATCCCGGACGGCATGTGTTCGTAGGAGATGCCGTGCTTGGCCAGGATTTGTAGGATCCGCAGGGTGAAACCGATCTGCTTGTTCAACAGGTACTTGTGCAGGTAAAGGGCGGCGAAGTGCTTGCCGCTGACGATCCCGGTGACGATGTCGCGGGGTTGGAAGTTCTTGTCCGGCACGATCAGCGTTCCCGGCTTTTCCGGGTGCTGGGTGTTCTTGACGTTGATCGGCACGTTGCCTTGAATGGCTGGAATCAGGGCCTCGTCGTGGAAGACGGAGAAGCCTGCGTAGGAGAGCTCCCGCATCTCACGGTAGGTCATCTTGGCGATCGGCTCAGGGTCGTCGATGACGTTTGGGTTGGCCGAGTAGATGGCGTCGACGTCAGTGAAGTTTTCGTAGAGGTCGGCGTGGAGCCCGCGGGCCAGGATTGCCCCGGTGATGTCGGAGCCGCCGCGGGAGAAGGTGGCGATGTGTCCGGCCAGGGTGATCCCGTAGAAGCCGGGGAAGACGAGCAGTTCGCTTTGCTTGGCCGTGAAGTGGTCCAGCAGGCTGTAGGTTTCGGGGATGACGTTGGCGTTATTGGGCGTCCCGGTAACCCGGATCCCGGCCTCGGTCGGCGTCACGAAGCGGGCCTCGTAGCCAAGGTGGTTCAAGACGGCCGCCATCAGCATGGCGTTGGACCGCTCCCCATGGGCCTTGAAGGCGGCCATCAGGTAGTGGTTGTTCGGGTACTTGCCGGCGGGTAGGTCGTGGAGGCGTTGGATCAGGTCGGCTAGTTTTTCAGTGGGCAGGTTGAAATACTTGGCGATCGCCTGATAACGGCTGATGATTTGGGTGAGAACGTCGTCGTAGGGCTGCTTGTTGATGACCCGGTGGGCGTATTCGATCAGCAGGTCGGTCACCTTGATGTCATCGGGGGTCCGCTTGCCGGGGGCGGAGGTGACGATCACCCGTCGTTCGGGATCGGCCGTGATGATTTTGATTGCCTGGGCAAAGGTCTCCCCGTCGGCCAGGGAGCTGCCACCGAATTTTACTACTTTCATTGCTAAGGACTCCTTGCGAGCGATAATTAGACTTACTAATTATTGCTAAATTATTTTAACCGAATTTTAACATGGAACTTAAAATAAGCAAGCCGTTTTATTTCATCAACCCGATAGAATAACGTTTTACTTCATATAAGCAACTCATTTAATTTGTGAAAAATTAATTTACCCGCTTGACTTTCTCATTATTTGGTATAAGCTATAAACATAAATCGAAGAGGCGCAGCCAACACTAGTAAGCAATCGGAGCCAGCCACGCAAGGATGATTGCC comes from Limosilactobacillus sp. and encodes:
- a CDS encoding DUF1831 domain-containing protein, which encodes MEFAKSVRIPGDTVTYSISPDIKKYALLDLGFEETKRGNFEYKGSLDTDNPFKPVARLRILINADLTGFKMETISGNGMRKVNIFKHARAKEFVEQYHYILADMLKRQVLTAPN
- a CDS encoding tetratricopeptide repeat protein, yielding MTEKKDFRDSEKKQTEKLVHKLIQAIDEHPDKVNNYYDLGSLLTRLNDYQQAEELFMKALGIFEAKNDQEAQDLLNYGLGNLYYEVGKVDRAIELYNKIKDDKRKADSYLMLAQSYMKKGQHKQAVAYGLTAHELRQEDPAINQVIGDSLLALGEFKQAKQYYDAILKRHPGRADTQFNRGLVAMVLGEPYQDYLTQAKQLDPVYYQKSEQRLNDIEKTLRTTQGD
- a CDS encoding cysteine desulfurase family protein, which gives rise to MSEIYLDNAATTPMAPEVLETMTREMKDSWGNASTGYSYGRHSKLVMENSRHVIAQSINADDNEIIFTSGGTESDNTAIIQTALTRQNLGKHIITTAIEHEAVLKPLHFLEERGFEVTYLPVNEYGEISLDDFKKALRDDTILVTIMMGNNEVGSRMPIHEIGEILKDHQAWFHTDAVQTYGLLPIDVKRDHIDMLSTSAHKLNGPKMMGFLYRRDGISFPSFIKGGDQETKRRAGTENVPAIAAFAKAVELDSPEEKQRRQERYYHFKQKIVTALRDHGVDFEVNGRIDPNGLNHVLSLWFKGISTYVMQTDLDLAGIAVSGGSACTAGSIEPSHVLTAMYGADSPRISESIRISFGAMNTEEDIDKLIAAMIKIVDKLKTIDQQKED
- the mnmA gene encoding tRNA 2-thiouridine(34) synthase MnmA; amino-acid sequence: MYKMTDHSHTRVVVGMSGGVDSSVTALLLKRQGYDVVGVFMKNWDDTDENGVCTATEDYKDVAKVAAKIGIPYYSVNFEKEYWDRVFKYFIAEYKKGRTPNPDVICNKEIKFKAFIDYANQLGADYVATGHYADLKRDADGRMHLMRARDQHKDQTYFLSQLDYQQLDRVMFPLANYTKPEIRQLAKEAGLATADKKDSVGICFIGEDGHFREFLSQYIPAQPGKMETVDGKVVGQHMGLMYYTIGQRRGLGLGGNKESNEPWFVIGKDIKKNVLYVGQGYHNEHLYATHLEASDIHWVDDVVSRYGHDFHCTAKFRYRQKDVGVTVHLAEDGQQVTVEFDDPARAITPGQAVVFYDGEECLGSAIIDRAYNQDRQLQYV
- a CDS encoding 5'-methylthioadenosine/adenosylhomocysteine nucleosidase gives rise to the protein MKFGIICAMPEEIKELTASLSDKQVETVGGKDYLSGKISDQDVVLVESGIGKVEAGITAEHLITDFQVDVVINSGSAGGIGQGLHVGDVVISSETAYHDVDARAFDYVYGQLPGKQPRFKASEKWGKALEAAGEKTGLNIKRGLIVSGDQFIASQEAIDRILHYFPDALSSEMEGAAVGQVATDHDVPYVVVRAMSDTGNEDAGVSFDEFIIDAGKRSAKMLLQLFADLNN
- a CDS encoding NUDIX hydrolase, whose translation is MEFEEKPLESKTVFHGHLIDVEVQQVKTPTGIVAQREIVHHAPAIAILALTADNKMILEKQWRAPIAKTTLEIPAGKLDSRDQDDAVHAAKRELNEETRYQARELKKLSSFYTSVGCMDEYMTLYLATGLTPVENALPQDADEQLALMTVSLDQALAMIERGEIEDAKTVMAIYYWRGMQNNG
- a CDS encoding cold-shock protein gives rise to the protein MLTGKVKSFDEQKGWGFIQVPNEGEIFVHYHGIEGTHRRVLTAGQDVSLVIVQGKRGPQAAHVRVLD
- a CDS encoding histidine phosphatase family protein; protein product: MTKVYLIRHGKTEWNLQSRYQGAHGDSPLLESSYHEIEQLAESLRPVPIAHVYASPLKRARVTAQRLIDNINRPIPLTLDSRLAEFNLGKMEGMHFDEVAAKWPAALDNFRHHPDKYDAQLIESESFQEVIARVGTAIKEFCRNHSNDNIVVVSHGAALNATINALIGTPLAHLKDRGGLSNTSTTILQTSDAEHFELEKWNDTSYLHKTKVDPTDTI